A genomic window from Chitinophaga pollutisoli includes:
- a CDS encoding DUF5018-related domain-containing protein, translated as MNIKILFRTASLLSAIMICLSACLKKDLPEYPLFDGNEITLVSAEHRFNTGRMMNGQPVVGYQKLTTASQIDKANGVINVSITVPGASGDFTAAEKTKVTQSNLWFYCNISTAATIKAINGTPSLGDPTNATKPLQFEVTAANGEKRTWTINITSFTN; from the coding sequence ATGAACATTAAAATATTATTCCGCACCGCCAGTCTCCTTTCCGCCATTATGATATGCCTGAGCGCATGCCTGAAAAAGGACTTGCCCGAATACCCGTTGTTCGATGGCAACGAAATCACGCTTGTGAGCGCCGAACACCGTTTCAACACCGGCCGTATGATGAACGGCCAACCGGTTGTGGGATATCAAAAACTGACAACGGCAAGCCAGATCGACAAAGCCAACGGTGTGATCAACGTGTCTATCACCGTTCCGGGCGCATCAGGCGATTTCACCGCCGCTGAAAAAACCAAGGTGACGCAATCCAATCTCTGGTTCTATTGCAACATCTCGACTGCCGCAACGATCAAGGCGATCAACGGTACTCCGTCGCTGGGCGACCCAACCAACGCAACCAAACCGCTGCAGTTCGAAGTAACGGCCGCCAATGGCGAAAAACGTACCTGGACAATTAATATCACATCATTCACCAACTAA
- a CDS encoding beta-galactosidase produces the protein MESKSAFLILSMAGLLYCSGANAQAREYTVDASASAEATGLPLSMKGTSPEGVRLEVNSKYFVKNGQPWFPVMGELHYNRVPAGEWATEIRKMKSAGISVIATYIFWNEHEIKQNHWDWSNNRDLRRFVETCKQNGMYVWLRIGPWCHGEQLHGGFPDWIEHMKGHRRNTPAYLDASAELFRQIGRQTQGLYFETGGPVIGVQLENEYASGEKSHIAELKKRAVQAGIKPVYWTVTANTVFDDAITDVIPLQGAYPYRGWEAGGGGPTKDFLYGNDQWIMTGAFGKVYYDISKYPRGLCEQGCGSQQTYQNRFIVEPHVVEAHLQNQVGRGMNLVGYYMFHGGTQTPGLAEPGYPASYDFQAPVSEFGLLRPSYHHLKVIHHFINDFGSDLATMRVVPAPHPVTNEKDTSELRFVARARGNSGFLFLCNTQVRVPMPAKNVSIKVKLDHETITFPEMKIAEETAPILPFNLTEQGLTIKYVTAQPLARITRDRHTTLFFFRLPGVLPEFGLDAKGVTKVNAGGWKQISAQTISRYSGGENPVEIQGMDGARVTLVFLSREEAEQSWRMTLKGKDVLILTKADVVMNDQGLELRQAGNHHFQLRVFPSDAISGKKTGPGKLFTLHSRKVKAASTIAVPLQSGSREATVPLPSGQTASIADWIMAVSYQGGKCELLRDGQLLTDDLYNGSGPWLITLRRFRDVQAPLQLAVHAWNKDITGVPEKLAQKIAAEGPRINGISLIPQYKTIIR, from the coding sequence ATGGAATCGAAGTCAGCTTTCTTAATATTGTCGATGGCAGGCTTATTGTACTGCAGCGGCGCAAACGCCCAGGCAAGGGAATATACGGTGGATGCAAGTGCATCTGCCGAAGCCACCGGGCTTCCATTGTCGATGAAGGGGACCAGCCCCGAAGGTGTGCGGCTGGAAGTCAATAGTAAATATTTCGTTAAAAACGGCCAGCCCTGGTTTCCCGTGATGGGCGAGCTGCATTACAACCGTGTACCTGCCGGGGAATGGGCGACAGAAATCCGGAAGATGAAAAGCGCAGGAATATCCGTGATTGCCACTTACATCTTCTGGAACGAGCACGAAATCAAACAAAACCACTGGGACTGGAGCAATAACCGGGACCTTCGCCGGTTTGTGGAAACCTGTAAACAAAACGGCATGTACGTTTGGCTGCGCATCGGCCCCTGGTGCCATGGAGAACAGTTGCATGGCGGATTCCCCGATTGGATAGAACATATGAAAGGTCACCGCCGGAATACACCCGCTTACCTGGATGCCAGTGCTGAATTGTTCCGCCAGATCGGCCGCCAGACACAGGGCCTGTATTTCGAGACCGGCGGCCCCGTGATCGGGGTACAGCTTGAAAATGAATATGCGTCCGGTGAAAAATCCCATATCGCCGAATTGAAAAAACGGGCTGTCCAGGCGGGTATAAAGCCCGTGTACTGGACAGTAACCGCCAATACGGTCTTCGACGATGCGATTACCGACGTAATCCCTCTCCAGGGTGCTTACCCCTACCGCGGCTGGGAAGCCGGCGGCGGTGGTCCCACTAAAGATTTTCTATACGGGAATGACCAGTGGATCATGACGGGCGCATTCGGCAAAGTGTATTACGACATCAGTAAATACCCGAGAGGACTGTGCGAACAGGGTTGTGGCAGCCAGCAAACCTATCAGAACCGGTTCATCGTGGAACCCCATGTAGTGGAAGCCCACCTTCAAAACCAGGTGGGCAGGGGCATGAATCTTGTGGGGTATTACATGTTCCACGGCGGCACGCAAACACCCGGCCTCGCCGAACCGGGATACCCTGCCAGTTACGATTTCCAGGCGCCGGTTTCGGAATTTGGCCTGCTAAGGCCGTCATACCATCACCTCAAAGTTATCCATCATTTCATCAATGATTTCGGATCCGACCTCGCCACCATGCGGGTAGTTCCGGCACCGCATCCCGTTACAAACGAAAAAGACACCTCGGAACTGCGGTTCGTGGCCAGGGCGCGTGGCAACAGCGGCTTCCTCTTCCTTTGCAACACACAGGTCAGGGTACCGATGCCTGCAAAAAACGTTTCTATCAAGGTCAAGCTGGATCATGAAACCATTACGTTCCCTGAAATGAAAATTGCGGAAGAAACGGCTCCAATCCTCCCTTTCAATCTCACGGAACAAGGCCTTACCATCAAGTACGTAACCGCCCAGCCACTCGCCCGCATCACGCGGGACCGGCATACTACATTATTCTTTTTTCGACTGCCTGGCGTTTTGCCCGAATTCGGACTCGATGCCAAAGGTGTGACGAAGGTGAATGCAGGAGGATGGAAGCAGATTTCCGCGCAAACGATTTCACGTTACAGCGGAGGCGAAAACCCGGTAGAAATACAAGGAATGGATGGCGCGCGGGTTACGCTCGTTTTTCTCTCCCGTGAGGAGGCGGAGCAATCCTGGCGTATGACACTTAAAGGCAAAGATGTACTGATCCTGACGAAAGCCGATGTAGTCATGAACGATCAGGGGCTGGAACTCCGACAGGCGGGAAATCATCATTTCCAGCTCCGGGTTTTCCCGTCTGACGCTATTTCCGGCAAAAAAACCGGTCCGGGTAAATTGTTCACCCTTCACAGCAGGAAGGTAAAAGCCGCTTCTACGATTGCCGTCCCGCTGCAGTCAGGATCGCGCGAAGCGACCGTACCGCTGCCATCCGGCCAAACCGCTTCCATCGCGGACTGGATCATGGCCGTCAGTTACCAGGGCGGTAAATGCGAATTGCTCCGCGACGGGCAATTACTGACCGACGACCTCTACAACGGCAGCGGTCCCTGGCTTATAACATTACGGCGCTTCCGGGATGTACAAGCTCCGCTGCAACTGGCGGTACACGCCTGGAACAAAGATATCACGGGCGTACCGGAAAAGCTGGCCCAAAAGATCGCAGCCGAAGGGCCGCGTATCAACGGCATTTCACTGATTCCACAATATAAAACCATTATCCGCTAG
- a CDS encoding glycoside hydrolase family 95 protein: MKKRLILLAIIAESTTLFAQDPPLRLIYHQPARQFTQAFPLGNGRLGATVFGGVTREKIILNDDSFWSGEPIDVTIPGGPEIVSRIEAAIAKRDHRLADQLAQQIQGPYNQSYQPLETLELSFDHKGTPSRYTRSLDLQNALAKISYEADGVTYTRTAFSSYPGQAFVLRLEADQPGKLNFEIKLSGPHQRTARVHRNNTLESGGKAPAHVDPNYLDTPHPIIYDSATAGKGMRYTTLVQVENTGGTVIRKGQTLLVKNADKATIYLTARTSFNGFDKSPSTEGADSEKLARADLQKLRGKTYGQIYQEHITDFGALSGRLSFRLNDGNDPAQDTTTEFSRLDVARKTELLFQLGRYFMISGSRPGSQPLNLQGIWNEWVRPPWSSNYTMNINSQMNYWPVMVTNLAECHSPMLNFIEELAVNGRKTAKVNYGKKGWVAHHNADVWRYSGTVGNKSGEPSWANFMGGGIWETFDFWEHYQFSQDRRFLEQRAYPLLKGAVEFSLDWLKRDKDGKLVPPFTVSSEATYQDTSGYKGYCISNTGQDIALYGELFMNFTRTCEILQRKDELYTRAKEALASLPPYQIDPEGKIKEWLEPGVDRPYGGNKNHLSQLIGFFPGRHLISQQDARLVRAVKRTLEIFGPGQSGWMYAWEINLWARLQRTEQAYELVKALTDRVGANDVNPDGGYQVDWLFGYTAGICEMLIQSHTNDDSGAPVIALLPALPKEWRNGSIRGIRARGGFEIDMDWKDGLLAKAVIRNAAPSGPKPATAVILANGKKEVRQITDQVEINYSTLSPKQNK, translated from the coding sequence ATGAAAAAACGATTGATTCTTTTGGCAATCATTGCCGAAAGCACCACTCTTTTTGCCCAGGATCCACCGTTGCGGCTCATCTACCACCAGCCTGCACGCCAGTTTACTCAAGCGTTTCCATTGGGCAACGGCCGCCTGGGCGCCACTGTTTTCGGTGGCGTTACCCGGGAAAAAATCATCCTCAACGATGATAGTTTCTGGTCCGGGGAACCAATAGACGTGACCATACCCGGCGGCCCCGAGATTGTATCTAGGATCGAAGCCGCCATCGCAAAACGCGACCACCGGCTTGCCGACCAGCTCGCCCAACAGATACAGGGCCCTTACAACCAGTCGTACCAGCCACTGGAAACCCTGGAACTTTCCTTCGACCATAAAGGAACACCATCCCGATACACCCGTTCCCTGGACCTTCAAAACGCCCTGGCTAAAATCTCCTACGAGGCCGACGGTGTCACCTATACACGGACGGCCTTTTCCAGTTACCCTGGTCAGGCATTCGTTCTTCGCCTGGAAGCAGACCAGCCAGGCAAGCTGAATTTCGAGATAAAACTGTCCGGACCGCATCAACGGACGGCACGGGTTCACCGGAACAATACCCTGGAATCCGGCGGAAAGGCCCCCGCGCATGTAGACCCCAACTATCTCGATACACCCCATCCCATTATTTACGACAGCGCAACAGCAGGCAAAGGCATGCGCTACACAACGCTGGTGCAGGTAGAAAATACAGGCGGCACCGTGATCCGGAAAGGGCAAACCCTCCTCGTCAAAAATGCCGACAAAGCAACGATTTACCTGACTGCCCGCACGAGTTTCAACGGCTTCGACAAATCACCGTCCACCGAAGGTGCGGACAGCGAAAAACTCGCCCGGGCCGACCTGCAAAAATTACGCGGTAAAACATACGGTCAAATATACCAGGAACACATCACGGACTTCGGGGCATTGTCTGGCCGCTTATCTTTTCGCCTGAACGACGGTAATGATCCTGCACAAGACACCACGACGGAATTCTCGCGGCTCGACGTCGCACGGAAAACGGAATTGCTCTTCCAACTGGGCCGCTATTTTATGATTTCCGGATCGCGACCGGGATCGCAGCCCCTGAATCTGCAAGGCATCTGGAACGAATGGGTGCGGCCGCCCTGGAGCAGCAATTATACCATGAACATCAATTCCCAGATGAACTACTGGCCTGTTATGGTGACCAACCTGGCCGAATGCCATAGCCCCATGCTCAATTTTATCGAGGAACTGGCCGTCAACGGCCGGAAAACCGCAAAGGTAAATTATGGCAAGAAGGGATGGGTAGCGCATCACAACGCCGACGTCTGGCGGTATTCCGGAACCGTCGGAAATAAGAGCGGTGAACCATCATGGGCGAACTTCATGGGAGGAGGCATCTGGGAAACTTTTGACTTCTGGGAACACTACCAGTTCTCGCAGGACCGCCGTTTTCTGGAACAGCGCGCCTACCCGCTGCTGAAAGGCGCCGTCGAATTCAGCCTCGACTGGCTGAAGCGTGATAAAGACGGGAAACTCGTTCCGCCATTCACGGTATCCAGCGAAGCTACTTACCAGGATACCTCCGGGTATAAAGGGTATTGCATTTCCAATACCGGGCAGGACATTGCGCTGTACGGAGAATTATTTATGAATTTTACCCGTACCTGTGAAATCCTGCAACGTAAAGACGAATTATACACCCGCGCTAAAGAAGCACTGGCCAGCCTGCCTCCTTACCAGATAGACCCGGAAGGGAAAATCAAAGAATGGCTGGAACCGGGGGTTGACCGTCCTTACGGTGGCAATAAGAACCACCTGTCGCAGCTCATCGGTTTTTTCCCGGGCAGGCATCTGATTTCCCAGCAAGACGCCAGGCTGGTGAGGGCAGTAAAACGGACGCTTGAAATATTCGGCCCGGGGCAATCCGGCTGGATGTATGCCTGGGAGATTAATCTTTGGGCAAGGCTGCAACGGACAGAGCAAGCCTACGAACTGGTGAAGGCGCTGACAGACCGCGTAGGCGCGAATGACGTGAACCCCGACGGCGGTTACCAGGTGGACTGGCTGTTTGGATATACAGCGGGCATATGTGAAATGTTGATTCAATCACACACCAACGACGATTCCGGCGCGCCAGTGATTGCACTGTTGCCTGCCCTGCCGAAAGAATGGCGCAACGGTAGCATTCGGGGTATACGTGCCCGCGGCGGTTTCGAGATAGACATGGATTGGAAAGACGGGCTGCTGGCAAAAGCGGTGATCCGAAATGCTGCACCATCAGGCCCGAAACCGGCGACCGCCGTTATTCTTGCCAACGGCAAAAAAGAAGTCAGGCAGATTACGGATCAGGTCGAAATCAACTATTCCACATTATCTCCCAAACAAAACAAATAA
- a CDS encoding beta-galactosidase produces MQAKLQKMVLWTGLMLFGGEASRAQVPAYDLDAAKLPGVAIQSIPEFSGTHPAGVRLSVNNRYFEKNGKPWYPIMGEFHYWRYPAEYWEEEIVKMKSGGLQIVATYIYWGAHEKTKGNWNWTGRLNLRRFIELCARHGMYVWLRPGPYINGDVRGRGFPDRIYEMRQKRSNHPAYLSETDAYFEQVGRQTRGMYWKEGGPVIGVQLENEYASGDSTHISQLKQLAIKNGISPVYWSVTANTVFRDETFEVLPMQGAYCYRGWEAGQQLTTDFLFSRDQWIMEKNLGQVYYDVERYPRATCEQGAGMQETHGSRISVAPHVIEAHAHNQTGRGVNFMGYFMFQGGTQYPGTEMKLSDGPMMPSGLVSYDYQAPIDEFGRLNDSYKYLKLQHLFLNDFGNRLVTMQTIRPATLPTVPEDTANLRYTGRFNGEGQGFIFLCNTQNYLAMPPKTLRMKVHLPDGPLTFPREPVTFTDGKIATWPVNFQFGGINVRYATAQVLCDISQEKEQTLFMYGTDGIDPEICIDRKGIDSMSATGCAYFNSESAAYFNPETLPATITIRKKTGSVQLSSYCRGKTLKMRGRRK; encoded by the coding sequence ATGCAGGCGAAATTGCAGAAAATGGTATTATGGACCGGGCTCATGCTGTTCGGTGGCGAGGCCTCGCGCGCACAGGTGCCTGCGTACGATCTGGACGCCGCAAAGCTTCCCGGCGTAGCCATACAGTCGATCCCGGAATTCTCCGGAACCCATCCGGCAGGTGTCCGGCTAAGCGTAAACAACCGGTATTTCGAAAAGAATGGTAAGCCATGGTATCCCATAATGGGCGAATTCCATTATTGGCGATACCCGGCCGAATACTGGGAGGAAGAGATTGTTAAAATGAAAAGCGGTGGCTTGCAAATCGTGGCTACCTACATTTATTGGGGTGCGCACGAGAAAACGAAAGGCAACTGGAACTGGACGGGCAGGCTGAACCTGCGGCGATTCATCGAACTTTGTGCGCGGCATGGCATGTACGTTTGGCTACGCCCCGGCCCTTACATCAACGGCGATGTGAGGGGCCGCGGATTCCCCGACAGGATTTATGAAATGCGGCAGAAACGATCCAACCACCCGGCCTACCTCAGCGAAACGGATGCCTATTTTGAACAGGTGGGCAGGCAAACGCGGGGAATGTACTGGAAGGAGGGCGGCCCGGTAATCGGCGTACAGCTGGAAAATGAGTATGCCTCGGGAGACAGCACGCATATTTCGCAGCTGAAACAATTGGCCATTAAAAACGGTATATCCCCCGTTTATTGGTCCGTTACCGCCAATACGGTTTTCAGGGATGAAACGTTCGAGGTGCTGCCCATGCAGGGCGCCTATTGCTATCGCGGATGGGAAGCAGGTCAGCAGCTGACCACCGACTTCCTGTTCTCCCGTGACCAATGGATCATGGAAAAAAATCTCGGGCAAGTGTATTACGACGTGGAACGCTATCCAAGGGCCACCTGCGAACAAGGCGCCGGGATGCAGGAGACGCACGGAAGCAGGATAAGCGTAGCACCACACGTCATCGAAGCGCACGCGCATAACCAGACAGGCCGCGGCGTTAACTTTATGGGGTACTTCATGTTCCAGGGAGGCACACAGTACCCGGGAACGGAAATGAAACTGTCTGACGGACCGATGATGCCCTCCGGCCTTGTTTCGTATGATTACCAGGCTCCCATCGACGAATTTGGCCGGCTGAATGACAGCTACAAATATCTGAAGTTGCAACACCTGTTTCTGAACGACTTCGGCAACAGGCTGGTTACCATGCAGACGATCCGTCCGGCAACGCTGCCCACCGTTCCCGAAGACACGGCAAACCTGCGATATACCGGGCGCTTCAACGGGGAGGGTCAGGGTTTCATCTTCCTTTGCAACACGCAGAATTACCTCGCAATGCCACCCAAAACACTCCGGATGAAGGTTCATCTCCCGGACGGGCCGCTGACATTCCCGAGAGAACCTGTAACCTTTACCGACGGAAAGATTGCTACATGGCCTGTAAACTTCCAATTCGGCGGAATTAATGTCAGGTATGCCACGGCCCAGGTGCTTTGCGACATTTCCCAGGAGAAGGAACAAACGCTCTTCATGTATGGCACCGATGGAATAGACCCTGAAATTTGCATCGATCGTAAAGGTATCGATTCGATGTCCGCTACCGGTTGCGCGTATTTCAACTCGGAATCCGCAGCGTATTTCAACCCGGAAACATTGCCGGCAACGATTACGATCAGGAAAAAGACGGGCAGCGTGCAGTTATCGTCGTATTGCCGAGGGAAGACGCTGAAAATGCGTGGAAGACGCAAATAA
- the fbp gene encoding class 1 fructose-bisphosphatase has protein sequence MLTLDEFTIQQLKRFPNATGELSGLLRDIGLAAKRVNVEVNKAGLADILGDTGGMNVQGEEVKKLDVYANTHFTEVLQRGISCAGVGSEEMDDYIAFEDDVSRQSKYVCLIDPLDGSSNIDVNISIGTIFGVYRRVSERGTAATQADFLQKGRSQIAAGYIIYGSSTMLVYATRRGVNGFTLDPSIGEFCLSHPDIQCPAQGMIYSVNHGNFFSYGEGVRRYIDQCQQKAPRDGGPYTQRYSGSMVADMHRNLLKGGIFLYPGTTGKPNGKLRLLYECNPFAFILEVAGGVATDGHQPILDIQPSTLHQRTPFFAGSREMMAELHAWMHN, from the coding sequence ATGCTGACGCTGGACGAATTCACCATCCAGCAATTGAAAAGATTCCCGAACGCAACAGGAGAATTGAGCGGGCTGCTCAGGGATATCGGCCTCGCCGCAAAGCGCGTAAACGTGGAAGTGAACAAGGCGGGGCTGGCCGATATCCTGGGAGATACGGGCGGGATGAATGTGCAGGGTGAAGAAGTGAAAAAACTGGATGTGTATGCCAACACGCATTTTACGGAAGTATTGCAGCGCGGGATCAGTTGTGCGGGCGTGGGGAGTGAAGAGATGGATGATTATATCGCTTTTGAAGATGACGTCAGCCGGCAATCCAAGTACGTATGCCTCATTGATCCGCTGGACGGCAGCAGCAATATCGACGTGAACATTTCGATCGGTACGATTTTCGGCGTGTACCGCCGTGTGTCCGAAAGGGGCACGGCGGCAACGCAGGCGGATTTCCTCCAGAAAGGCAGGAGCCAGATCGCGGCGGGGTACATCATTTACGGTTCGTCCACCATGCTGGTGTACGCCACGCGCCGCGGCGTGAACGGCTTTACCCTGGACCCTTCCATCGGGGAGTTCTGCCTCAGCCACCCGGATATCCAATGCCCCGCGCAGGGAATGATCTATTCCGTTAACCACGGCAATTTTTTCAGCTACGGAGAAGGCGTGCGGCGATACATCGATCAATGCCAGCAAAAGGCGCCGCGGGATGGCGGCCCTTACACACAGCGCTACAGCGGGAGCATGGTGGCCGATATGCACCGCAATCTCCTCAAAGGCGGCATCTTCCTGTATCCAGGCACTACCGGCAAGCCCAATGGGAAATTGAGGCTCCTCTACGAATGCAACCCCTTCGCCTTTATCCTCGAAGTGGCGGGAGGAGTGGCTACAGACGGCCATCAACCTATCCTCGATATCCAACCTTCCACGCTGCACCAGCGAACGCCCTTCTTCGCGGGGAGCCGGGAGATGATGGCCGAGCTGCACGCCTGGATGCACAATTGA
- a CDS encoding RagB/SusD family nutrient uptake outer membrane protein, whose amino-acid sequence MKKSFIYFITGCFALFSCNKNPLDITPDGRITFDDVFKNEIQTESFVNTIYSKIPTYFFNYNNYGFLAGITDEAQEVRNTYIGGMALQWQNGGLTPSSNPLSGMLDYAVWWQGIGHANLFLSYIDNATIKDGAKKSRLKAEVQLLRAFFYWELVKQYGPMPAVDKPFDATFSYETLKRPAFADVIAFIVQDCDAVIANQDVPLRITNVAERGRFPKSVAYAIKTQALLFNASPLWNPGNDAAKWAAAAQAGKEAVQALTVQGDYKLFADYGQYFLKTQDLGANIRDFETIHEIPAPAGVFSVINTIPTNGRLIGTSAGACPSQELIDSYEMQVTGEPAILGYSDNDHLQPIINAASGYDETKPYEGRDPRFYATTWYNGSHYGMIAGIDHHVETFIGGLDQMIPQVQFTNTRTGYYLRKFYDPLIPANQLVQECRWKKFRLAEIYLNYAEAENEANGPAQAYEPVNIVRRRAGMPELPTGLDKNQMRERIRRERRVEFAYEEHRFWDVRRWKILSQTDKLVTGMEIRKQPDGSFTYKRFVTERRASGWQDKFLLFPIPIGETNLIPDFAANQNPGW is encoded by the coding sequence ATGAAAAAGAGCTTTATATACTTCATCACCGGATGCTTCGCGTTGTTCTCGTGTAACAAGAATCCGTTGGATATCACACCGGACGGGCGTATCACGTTCGACGACGTTTTCAAGAACGAGATACAAACGGAATCGTTCGTCAATACGATCTATTCAAAAATACCCACGTACTTTTTCAATTACAACAACTACGGGTTTTTAGCCGGGATAACGGATGAAGCCCAGGAAGTACGCAACACTTATATCGGCGGCATGGCGCTGCAATGGCAGAATGGCGGCCTCACACCGTCCAGCAACCCGCTTAGCGGCATGTTGGACTATGCGGTATGGTGGCAGGGCATCGGGCATGCCAACCTGTTTTTGTCGTACATCGACAATGCCACGATTAAAGACGGCGCCAAGAAGAGCCGGCTGAAAGCGGAAGTACAATTGCTGCGGGCGTTTTTTTATTGGGAACTGGTGAAACAATACGGTCCGATGCCGGCCGTGGATAAACCTTTCGACGCCACCTTCTCATACGAAACGCTGAAACGGCCGGCATTTGCCGATGTAATCGCTTTTATCGTGCAGGACTGCGATGCCGTGATCGCCAACCAGGATGTGCCGCTTCGGATCACCAACGTGGCCGAGCGTGGGCGTTTCCCCAAATCGGTGGCTTATGCCATCAAAACGCAGGCTTTACTGTTCAATGCCAGTCCGCTTTGGAACCCCGGCAACGACGCCGCCAAATGGGCCGCGGCCGCGCAGGCGGGTAAGGAAGCCGTGCAGGCGCTCACTGTGCAGGGCGATTACAAATTGTTTGCGGATTATGGCCAGTATTTCCTGAAAACCCAGGACCTGGGCGCCAATATCCGCGACTTCGAAACCATCCACGAAATACCCGCGCCAGCAGGCGTATTCTCGGTGATCAATACCATTCCCACGAACGGACGGCTCATCGGAACCAGTGCGGGGGCTTGCCCTTCCCAGGAACTGATCGACAGTTACGAAATGCAAGTCACCGGAGAACCTGCGATATTGGGCTATTCGGATAACGATCACCTGCAACCGATTATCAATGCGGCTTCGGGATATGATGAAACCAAACCGTATGAAGGGCGCGACCCGCGGTTTTATGCAACTACCTGGTACAACGGGTCGCATTACGGCATGATCGCCGGCATAGATCATCATGTGGAAACTTTTATCGGCGGCCTCGACCAAATGATTCCCCAGGTGCAGTTCACCAACACGCGCACGGGTTATTACCTCCGGAAATTTTATGATCCGTTGATCCCGGCGAACCAGTTGGTGCAGGAGTGCCGCTGGAAGAAATTCCGCCTGGCGGAAATCTACCTCAACTATGCCGAAGCAGAAAATGAAGCGAACGGGCCCGCGCAGGCGTATGAGCCGGTGAATATCGTGCGCAGGCGCGCCGGGATGCCGGAATTGCCCACAGGGCTCGATAAAAACCAGATGCGGGAACGGATCCGCCGCGAGCGCAGGGTGGAGTTCGCTTACGAAGAGCACCGCTTCTGGGATGTGCGGAGATGGAAAATTTTGTCGCAGACAGATAAGCTGGTAACCGGCATGGAAATCAGGAAACAGCCGGACGGTTCTTTCACTTACAAACGGTTTGTGACGGAGCGACGCGCCTCGGGCTGGCAGGATAAATTCCTGTTGTTCCCCATCCCCATCGGCGAAACCAACCTGATCCCCGATTTCGCGGCCAATCAAAACCCCGGATGGTAA